One Candidatus Aminicenantes bacterium genomic window carries:
- a CDS encoding protein-L-isoaspartate(D-aspartate) O-methyltransferase, whose translation MSRSVDQEWADRREAMVSDQIEARGIADPRVLAAMRKVPRHECVLEATRGAAYADEPLPIGYGQTISQPYIVAYMSEALGLTGNERVLEIGTGSGYQTAVLAELAAEVFTIETVGPLLERARGVLGGLGYRNVRFREGDGSGGWPEEAPFDAILAAAAPAAVPPALRDQLAPGGRLILPVGSAHQDLVLIRRRAGGFEERILIPVRFVPMIQGGPA comes from the coding sequence ATGAGCCGCTCCGTAGATCAGGAATGGGCCGACCGCCGCGAGGCTATGGTCTCGGACCAGATCGAGGCCCGGGGCATCGCCGACCCGCGCGTTCTGGCCGCGATGAGGAAAGTCCCCCGTCACGAATGCGTCCTTGAAGCTACGCGCGGCGCGGCCTATGCCGACGAGCCTCTGCCCATCGGCTATGGGCAGACGATCTCCCAACCCTACATCGTGGCCTATATGTCCGAAGCCTTGGGCCTAACCGGGAACGAACGCGTCCTGGAGATCGGGACCGGCTCCGGCTACCAGACGGCCGTGCTGGCCGAGTTGGCGGCCGAAGTCTTCACCATCGAGACGGTCGGCCCTCTTCTGGAGCGGGCCCGCGGTGTCCTCGGGGGACTGGGATACCGAAACGTCCGGTTCCGGGAGGGCGACGGATCCGGCGGCTGGCCGGAAGAGGCGCCTTTCGACGCCATCCTGGCGGCGGCCGCGCCGGCCGCCGTGCCGCCGGCGCTCCGCGACCAGCTCGCCCCGGGCGGCCGTCTCATCCTTCCCGTCGGCTCGGCCCACCAAGATCTCGTCCTGATCCGGAGGCGGGCAGGCGGCTTCGAGGAACGCATCCTGATCCCGGTCCGCTTCGTGCCCATGATCCAAGGAGGTCCCGCGTGA
- a CDS encoding DUF192 domain-containing protein, with protein MKKIPALIVLAALAVAAPVFSAQNGPEFLKVYMPDGRSITAELAATEAQRARGLMGRPRIGPDQGMLFVFDTEGIHSFWMKNTLVALDMVWLDRDHRIVHIAADVQPCPRDPCPSTTPARPGLYVLELKAGIAAEFKLKLFDRLDFALPRR; from the coding sequence GTGAAAAAGATACCGGCCCTGATCGTCTTGGCCGCCCTGGCCGTTGCCGCGCCTGTCTTCTCTGCCCAAAACGGCCCTGAGTTCCTGAAGGTCTATATGCCCGACGGGCGCTCGATCACCGCCGAGCTGGCCGCTACCGAGGCCCAGCGGGCCCGCGGCCTGATGGGCCGGCCCCGGATAGGGCCCGACCAAGGCATGCTCTTTGTCTTCGACACCGAGGGCATCCACTCGTTCTGGATGAAAAACACCTTGGTGGCGCTGGACATGGTCTGGCTTGATCGCGACCACCGGATCGTTCATATCGCCGCCGACGTCCAACCTTGCCCCCGCGATCCCTGCCCCTCCACGACCCCGGCCCGGCCGGGGCTCTATGTCCTGGAGCTCAAGGCGGGGATAGCCGCGGAATTCAAGCTCAAGCTTTTCGACCGGTTGGATTTCGCCCTGCCGCGCCGTTGA